GAGGGCGAGCCGATCCTCGAAGTGCGGGAGCTGGCCAAGCACTACCCGCTGACCCAGGGCATCCTCTTCAAGAAGCAGGTCGGCGCGGTCCGGGCCGTGGACGGCGTCGACTTCGACCTCCACGCGGGCGAGACGCTCGGCATCGTGGGGGAGTCCGGCTGCGGCAAGTCCACCGTCGCGCGCATGCTGGTCCACCTGGAGAAGCCCACCGCCGGGGCCATCCGCTACAAGGGCGAGGACATCTCCAAGCTCTCCGGCCGGGCGCTGAAGGCGGTGCGCCGCAACATCCAGATGGTCTTCCAGGACCCGTACACCTCGCTGAACCCGCGCATGACGGTCGGCGACATCATCGGGGAGCCGTACGAGATCCACCCCGAGGTCGCCCCCAAGGGCAGCCGCCGGCAGCGGGTCCAGGATCTGCTGGACGTCGTCGGGCTCAACCCGGAGTACATCAACCGCTATCCGCACCAGTTCTCCGGCGGCCAGCGCCAGCGCATCGGCATCGCCCGCGGCCTCGCGCTCAACCCGGAGATCATCGTCGCGGACGAACCGGTCTCGGCCCTCGACGTCTCCGTCCAGGCCCAGGTCGTCAACCTGCTGGACCGGCTCCAGGCGGAGTTCAGCCTCAGCTTCGTCTTCATCGCGCACGACCTCTCCATCGTGCGGCACATCTCGGACCGGGTCGGCGTGATGTACCTCGGCCGGATCGTGGAGATCGGCTCCGACGCGGAGATCTACGACCACCCCACCCACCCGTACACCCAGGCGCTGCTCTCCGCCGTCCCGGTCCCCGACCCGGAGGCCCGCGCGTACCGGGAGCGGATCATCCTGCACGGCGATGTGCCCTCACCCGCCAACGTCCCGTCGGGGTGCCGCTTCCGCACCCGCTGCTGGAAGGCGCAGGAGCGGTGCGAGCTGGAGGTGCCGCTGCTGGCGGTCCCGGCGGAGTTCCGGCTGGTGGACACCCCGGCCCGGCACGACTCGGCGTGCCACTTCGCGGAGGAGAAGCAGGTGGTGCCGCAGGAGGGGGAGCTGGCGGCGCCGGGGCGGTCGGCGGGCCGTTCACCGGGGCCGGATGTGGAGGCCCCGGGGACGACGACGCGCGGGCGGCCGGTGGAGGACGTGGGCGAGGTCGGGGAGGGGCTGGACGGGCCCGGGAAGGATCCGGGCGGGCCGGAGGGGCCGGTGGCGGAGGGCTGAACTCCGGCCCGCGTGCGTCACGGGGACGGGGTCAGCCCGTGGTTCCGCAGGGCTCCCCGGCCTTGATGTCCTGCACGGCCGGGCCGAGGGCGGAGAGGACGGCCGAGGCGTCGGTGGTCTCGTTGCGGAGCCGGACCTGGACGCCGGGCTCACGGCCGTGGGTCGAGAACATCTTGGCGGTCCGGTCGTCGGCGGGCGGCTGGGCGACCCAGTCGACACCGCCCTCGTCGAGGCAGTCGCCGCCGGTCTCCGGTGCGGGCATCCCGCAGTAGACGATGACGTCGCCGTCCCCCAGGCGGCGGCACCGGTCACGTCCGATCTCTCCAGCGCGTACCCGCCCAGCTTGGCGGGGAGCCGGCCGGTGAGCGTGGCGCAGGCCGGACTGCCCGAGAAGGGCGGCTCGGTCAGGTTGTAGCCGCTCCCGCCGCAGCCGGCGAGGAAGGCCGTACAGGCGGTCAGGGCGGCGGCGAGGCGCAGCGGCCCATGGATGGTCCTGGTCAAGGTGTTCCCCCGTGCGGACGGTGTGATGATCAGTGCAGAAACCTACCGCCCGACACCACCCGCTCCCTTCCGCGCCGCCGCCGCATCCGTTAACAGCCAGGCAACTTGACCGTCGTCACACCGATATACGGACGCCTCATGCTGGGCAACGTACGGCCGTGCGGGTGCCGTGGACCGGCCGGAGCGTCGTCTTGTCGCTCCGGCCGGTTGGCCGCGTTCCGGCCCCGCCCCGGCCCTGACCCGCCGGTGGGCTAGGCGCCGGTCAGCCCCAGCGACCTCTTGAGGAAGTCCACCTGGAGCAGCAGCAGGTTCTCCGCGACCTGCTCCTGGGGCGTCATGTGCGTCACCCCGCTCAGCGGCAGCACCTCGTGCGGCCGCCCGGCCGCCAGCAGCGCCGAGGAGAGCCGCAGGGCGTGCGCGACCACCACGTTGTCGTCCGCGAGCCCGTGGACGATCATCATCGGCCGCACCTGCTCGGCCGCGTGCGAGAGCCCGTCCTCGGTCATCAGGGCGTTGTACGCGTACACCTCGGGCTGCGCGGCCGGATCGCCGAGATAGCGCTCGGTGTAGTGCGTGTCGTAGAGCCGCCAGTCCGTCACCGGGGCGCCCACCACCGCCGCGTGGAAGACGTCGGGGCGCCGCAGCACCGCGAGACCGGAGAGGTAACCCCCGTACGACCAGCCCCGGATGGCCACCCGGTCCAGATCCAGCGGGAACTCCCCGGCCAGTGCGTGCAGGGCCTCGATCTGGTCGTCCAGGGTGAGGACGAAGTCGTCCCGTACGGCCTTCTCCCAGGCGGGCGAGCGGCCCGGCGCGCCACGCCCGTCCGCCACGACCACCGCGAACCCCTGGTCCGCGAACCACTGCGAGGTGAGGTGCGCGTTGTGGGCGGCGACCACCCGGCGGCCGTGCGGTCCACCGTACGGATCCATCAGTACCGGAAGCGGACCGTCCGACTCCTGGTAGTCCGACGGAAGCAGCACGGCGCACGGAATCCGCCGTGCGCCCCCCTCGGTGAGCGTGACCCGTGCCGCGAGCACCGGCTCCTGGGCGTGGCTCGCGATCCGGACCAGCCGCTTGCCGTCCCGGAGGACCCAGGCGGCCGATCCGGGCTCGTCCGGAGTGGCCGAGACGAGTACGGTCAAGTCGCCCGAACGGACGGCGGAGTGCACACCCACCCCTTCGGAAATCCTCTCGATTCCCAGCTCGTTGACCCGGTACACATGGCTCTCGCCGGTCTCCGGTGCCGCCGCCTCCTCGCCCGCGACGGCGGAGACGAGAATGTCCGACTCCCCGATGTCCAGCACCGCCTGGATGTGCAACTGCGATCCGGTCAGCGGCCGGTCGCCGACGGCCAGCACCCGCGCACCGCCCTCGTCCGCGATCCGTACGAGCCGCCCGTCCGGCGCCCACGCGGGCACCCCGCCGAACAGATCCAGCCACACCGGGTCCTCGTCGACATGGACGATCCGGGTCTCACCCGACTCCGGGTCCACCGCCAGATACCGCTGGCTGCGCTGGTCACGGGCCTGCACGAGGAGCAGCGGAGCACCGGCTGCGGACCAGTGCACCTGGGCCAGGTACGGGAACGCCGCCCGGTCCCAGACCACTTCCGTACGGGCCCCCTCCAGGTCCATCACGTAGAGCCGCACCTCGGCGTTGGGCGTCCCCGCCGCCGGATAGGCCACCTCGGCCGGCCTGCGCTCCGGGTGCGCGGGATCGGCGATGAACCATCGCTGTACGGGGCTGTCGTCGGCCCGCGCCACCAGCAGCCGGTCCGAGTCGGGCGACCACCAGAAGCCCCGGAAGCGGTGCATCTCCTCGGCGGCGACGAACTCGGCCAGGCCGTAGGTGACATGGGCGTCCTCCGGCTCCGCCAGCGCCCTGTCCTCCTCGCCCTCGGCGCCCACGACCCGCAGCGCCCCCTTGGAGACGTACGCGATGAGGCGCCCGTCGGGGGAGGGGCGTGGGTCGATGACCGGGCCCGGCACCGGCAGCGCCCGCGCCGTGCCGGCCCGCAGCTCGGCCACGTACACCTTCCCGGACAGCGCGAACGCGGCCAGCTCGGCCGCCGCGTCCACCGCGTAGGAGACGATTCCGGCCGATCCCTCACGGGTCCGCTCGCGCCGGGCCCGCTCCTGCGGCGACAGCCGCTCCGCCGAACCCCCCAGCAGCGCCTCGGGATCGGCGACGAGCCGCTCCTCGCCGGAGGCCGGGTCGAGGACCCAGAGCCGGTTGGTGCGGTCGGTGCCCGAGGTGGAGCGCAGAAAGATCACTCGCGTCTCATCCGGTGAGACGGTGAAGGCGCGCGGTGCGCCGAGAGTGAACCGCTGGGTCCGTGCGTGCTGGCGGGGAAAGGACAGCTTCGGTGAGGTCATGGCCCCGAACTTAGCCTCGCGCAGCGGTCCGTGCGCCCCTCGTGCTGCTGTGCCCCGATCAATGCGTTGGCACGGATAGTTATGATCCGTAGCGCTCGGTGGGTAAGAACCCGTCGGCTCCATGTATCCCCGTGTCTTCGTCCCGACCGACCGTACTGATGGAGGTGAACCGCCGTGGCGCTCTCGATTTCGGCGGTGGTGCTGCTGGCGATCATCGTCTTCCTGCTGATCCGGAAATCCGGACTGAAGGGCGGACATGCGGTGGTCTGCGTGCTGCTGGGGTTCTACATCGCCAGTTCGTCCGTGGCCCCGACCATCTCGGACCTGACGTCCAACGTGGCGGGGATGATCGGAAGCATCAAGTTCTGACCGCGTGCCTACGCCTTCCGACCGCGTGTACCCGGTTTCCGGCCGGGTACGCCCACGGCTGACGTGGTCTGCGGGGAGCGGGGAGCACCGGGGGCCGCCGGGCTCGTAGGGTGGTCCCCATGAAGGACCTCCCCGCCCGCCGTCTGCTGCTGGTGCACGCGCACCCGGACGACGAGTCGATCAACAACGGCGCCACCATGGCCAGGTATGCGGCCGAGGGCGCCCACGTCACCCTGGTGACCTGCACGCTGGGCGAGGAGGGCGAGGTCATCCCGCCCGCCCTCGCCCACCTCGCCGCAGACCGCGACGACGTCCTCGGCCCCCACCGCGTGGGCGAGCTGGCGGCGGCGATGAAGGAGCTCGGCGTCACCGACCACCGCTTCCTCGGCGGCGCGGGCCGATTCCGGGACTCCGGGATGATGGGCACCGAGCAGAACGAGCGCCCCGGCGCCTTCTGGGCCGCCCCGCTGGACGAGGCGGCCGCCCCCCTCGTGGAGGTGATACGCGAGGTCCGCCCCCAGGTCCTGATCACCTACGACCCCGACGGCGGCTACGGCCACCCCGACCACATCCAGGCCCACCGCGTCGCGGTGCGCGCCGCCGACCTGGCCGCCGACCCGGCGTACGGCACCGGCGCCCCGCACACCATCGCCAAGGTCTACTGGAACCGCGCGGAGCGGGCCGTGGTGGAGGCCGCCTTCGACCGCCTCCGCACGACGGCGCCGGACGCCTTCCCGGGCATCGCGGCGGTGGACGACGTCCCCGGTGTGGTCGACGGGGACGAGATCACGGCGGAGATCGACGGGACGGCGTACGCCGGGGCGAAGGCGGCGGCGATGCGCGCCCACGCCACGCAGATCGCGGTGGACGGCGAGGGCTCCTTCTTCGCCCTCTCCAACGACCTGGGCCAGCCGCTGCTGACGACGGAGTGCTACCAGCTGGTGCGGGGCGTGCCCGGGGCCGGCGGGGGAGCGCGGGAGGACGACCTGTTCGCGGGGGTGGCTGCCGGGACGGGTGCCGATACGGGTGCCGGGACCGTTTCCGCACGGGGTGTGGCTTCCGGTTCCGCTTCGGCTGCCGGAGCGGGTTCCGCTTCCGTGACCGGCGCGGGTTCCGCTTCGGCCGCCCGGCCGGATTCCGTACCGGGGGCGGGCGCATGAGCGGGAACGCGGGCAAGGGCCGTGACCGAGCAGGCGCGGCGCGCACCGGTGCCTCGCGCGCCGACGGAGCCCGTACCGCCGCGGCGCGTTCCGGCGCCCCCAGCAGCAACGCCCCACGGACCAACGCGCCCCCCAGGGTGCCCGAACCCACCGGCTTCACCGCCCGGCCGAACCCGGCCCGGATCGCTGCCTACTTCGGGCTCGCGGTGCTCGGCGCCCTCGTCGCGCTCGCCGGGACGCTGGTCCAAGCGGCGTGGTTCCCGGGCGGGTTGATCATCGCGCTGGCGGGATCGGCGGGCCTCTTCTACGGCGGCCGCATCCTGACCGGCACCCAGATCGGCGCACTCGCGCCGGCGGCCGGCTGGTTCGTCACCGTCTTCCTCCTGCTGTCCGGCCGGCCGGAAGGCGACTACGTCTTCGGCGACGAACTCGGCCTGGTGCTCTTCATGCTCGGCGGAACCGCCGTCGCTGTGATGTGCGCCACCACCTCGAAAGTGCCGCAATCAGCCACGCGTAACGGCCGGTCCGGTATCTGAAGTGCTAAGTCCGCGCCCGGAATGCCCCCCACAGGTGTGATGCCGACGTGGAGGTTTCCCCCGGTCGCGGAGTGTCCTACGGCGGCGGCCAGTATGGTGGTGCGCGCGCCGAGCCGTCCCCTGGCCTGCGGCATGGGGGAAGTACGGGCGGCGGAGCCAATCGGGAGAACCTGCTTTGAGTCGTGAAACTGACAGTTCGTCCTCCGGGCCCCAGGGGCGCGGTGGAGCCGCGTACCCGTCGGGTACGCCGCCGTACGGATCCCGCCAGTATTCGTCGCCGGCCGGCTCGGACGAGACCCCGGAATCCGTCGATCCGCCCCGGCCCGAAGAGCCGAAGACCGAGACGACGCTGACGACGCGCATCCGGATCAACATCCCCGGGTCGCGTCCCATCCCGCCGGTCGTGATGCGTACGCCGATGGCCGAGAGCGACATCGCCGCCGGCCGTGCCGAAGCGGAGCGCACCGGCAGCGCTCCGCGCCCCGGCACGCCGCCGTCCGCGCCTTCGGGCCTGACGGGCGGCGCGTCGGGCGGAACCGGCACGTCCGGTGGCCCGTCCGCACACCCCCGGGACGGTGGCCCCACCGATCCGTCCGCTGCCGCCGACGAGCCGGCCAAGGCGAAGAGCGGGAGCGACTGGTTCGCCCCGCGCAAGAACCCGGCCCCGGGATCCGCACCGGCTTCCGGTACGGGCGGTGCGCCTGGTTCCGGTGGTGCGCCCGGGACGGGTTCCGGCGGCACGGGGCCTCTCGGCGCGGGAGCGGGCGTCGGTCCGGGCCCCGGCGGCGGTCCCGACGACGGCGGCCGCTCGCGCCCCGACCTGCCGTACTTCTCGGACGCCGCTCCGCACCCGGGCGGCGGCCCGGGCCCGTCCGGCTCCGGCCTCCCCGCCCCCGGTATGCCCGGCTCCGGCAGCGCTCTGGACGGCTACAGCACGGAGCCCCCCGGCGCGGGCCCGCGCTCCACACCCGACCTCGGAGTCCGTACGCCGGGTTCGCCCGGCCCGTCCGGCCCCACCACCGGCCCCGTCACCGGCACCTCGTCGCTGACCCCCAACCTCGACGGCGTCCCGGGCCTCGGCGGCCCCGGCCCGATGGTCCCGGGCACCCCCGGCGGCGTACCGCCCAGGCTCTCCGACGACACCGCGATCCTGACGCCGCAGTCCCCGGGGCCCGACGCCGACTTCGGCCCCGGCGGCCATGTCTCGGGCGACACGCTGACGAGCGGCATCCCCGTGGTGCCCAGCGAGCCCCGGACGTCGTTCCCGGGCAGGCCGGACACCGGTGGCACCGGTGGCCCGTTCGCGGGAGGCCAGGGTGGCCCGTTCCCGGGAGGTCCCGGCGGCCCGGGCACGGCATCCCCCTCGGCCACCCCCGCCGCGCGCCCCGCACCGACACCCTCCGTCCCCGCGAAGAAGGGCCGCTCCAAGCTGGTCCTCCTCGCCGTGGCGGCGGTCGTGCTGCTCGGCATCGCCTACGGCGCCGGCCTCCTGCTGAACCACTCCGAGGTGCCCAAGGGCACCACGGTGCTCGGCGTGGACATCGGCGGCGGCACGAAGGAGGAGGCGGTCGCCAAGCTGGACGCCGCGCTCGGCGAGCGGTCCCAGGCGCCGCTGACGCTGTCCGTGGACGGCCAGGAGCAGAAGCTGGACCCGGAGAAGGCCGGTCTCACCCTGGACAGCCAGGAGACCGTGCGCGGCGCCGCGGGCAGCGACTACAACCCGGTCTCGGTGATCGGCTCGCTGTTCGGCGGGGCGCGCACCGCGGACCCGGTGATCCCGGTCGACGAGGAGAAGCTGGGCGTCGCACTGAACGACCTGGCGGGCACCGCGGGTTCGTCCCAGGACGGCACGATCCGCTTCGAGCCGAACAAGGCGGTCGCGGTACCGGGCAAGCCCGGAAAGACGCTGGACGTCGGCCAGTCGCTGGTCTCGGTCCGCGACGCCTACCGCGCCCAGGTGCAGACCGGTCAGGCCAAGGTGGTCGAACTGCCCGTCGCCACCAGGGAGCCCACCATCACCCAGGCCGAACTGACCCGGGCGATGAAGGAGTTCGCCGAGCCCGCGATGTCGGACCTGATCACCATCAAGGCGGGCCCGAAGCAGATCCAGTTCGGCCCGGCACGTTCGCTGCCGCAGATCCTCTCCATGAAGGCCGTGGACGGCCGCCTGGTCGACGTCTACGACAAGAAGGCGATCGAGACCCTGCTGGACGGCGTCTTCGACGGCATCACGGCCGTCAAGGCCGACGGCCAGCAGCACCCGGTCGGCGCGGACGACGTCGCCCAGGCGATGAAGACGGCCCTGGCGGGCAAGACCCCGGCAGAGCGCACGGTCACCATCAACCTGACCGGCGAGGGCTGATCCTCCCGCCGTACGCCCAGCCCGCAGCCCCCGCCCGGACACCTCGGGCGGGGGCCGCGGCCGTTCGGACCTGGGGGCACGGAGAAGGCAGCGGAGCGGGGCCCGGCGCTCATCAGCAGCCGGGCCCCGCTCCCGTACAGCTCCCGTAGTCAGTCGTATCAAGCGCTACGGGAAGGACACCACCTGCGAGGGGATCGTGTCCGTTCCGGACGTGGGGGACCCGACCTCGTTGATCACATGCTCGTACTGTCCCTGGCCGCCCAGCGAGACCACGATCAGGCTGTGGAACTTCACCCCGGGCTTCACCGGGGCCTTGAAGCCGTGGCCCTGGACGATGGTCGGGTCGACGTTGTAGAAGCAGTAGCTGCCCATGCCCCAGCCCTCGTGCTCCTCGACCGAGTCGTCGACCCGGTAGGCCGCGTAGCCCTTGGTGTCGCCGTTCTGGATCGCCTCCTGGTTGGGGGCGTCGTACGCCTTCTCGTTCTGGAAGAAGATCGTCCGGCCGCGCTCGCCGTACCACTCGACGTCGTACTTGTTGAAGTGTTCGACGAACAGACCGGTCGCCAGGACGTCGTCACCGTTGACCCGGACCCCGTAGTCGGCCCGGTTGGTCTCCCAGCCCCAGCCCTCGCCATGGTCCGCGCGCCACACCCAGGTGTGGTCGATGATCGTGTCGTCGCTGTTGACGACGATGCTGGTGGTCGCCTTGCCGGGGCCCGCTCCGCCGATCCGTACGAACACGTCCTGGAGCGATGTCGGGTTGGCCGCGTGGTCGGCCGAGGCGTTCTCCGGGCCGACCTCGATCAGCGTCTCGGAGTTCACCGGGCCCGCGTCGACCAGGAGGCCCGCGAGCTTGACGCCGTCCACGTCACCGACCTTGATCGCGGTCACCCCGTTGTCCGGGATGATCGTCGCGAGGCCCAGACCGAGGGCCACCGTGTCCGGGCGGTTGATCGTGATCGGCTCGTCGATGTGGTAGACGCCGGGGGTGAACAGGAGGTGCAGGCCCTGCTCCACGGCGGCGTTGATGGTGGCGGCGTCCGCCCCCTCCTTCACGACGTAGAACTGGTCCAGCGGGATCGACTCACCCGCCGGTGTGCCGTTGGCCCACGAGACACCCCGCGCGTTCTCCCGCTTCTGGGGGACGAAGACCTTGTAGTCGTCCCCGTCGAGGTAGAGGAAGGGCTTCTCGCGGGAGATGGGGGTCGTCTGGAGCGTGGTGTAGGGCGGCTCCGGGAAGCTGTTGGCCGGCGCGCCCTCGACGCCCGAGAACGTCATGTTCCAGACGCCGTTGCCCCAGCCGCCGACCGAGCTGTCGCGGGTGTACCACTGCTGCTGGGAGTACGGCCCGACCTGGCCGTCGATCTTGCTGTCGGCGATGTAGCCGCCGCTGGCCCAGCCGTACCCGTCGGGCGCCAGGTTCAGCCCGCCCTTGACATGCATCCGGCGGAACGGCGCGGCCTGGGAGACCGCCCAGCGGTTGGTGCCGTTGACCGGGTTCAGCGTCAGGTTCTCCGCCGAGCGCCAGAAGTTCTGCGTGGCGTTCCCGTCGAACCAGCCCGCGTCGACCGTCACATCGCCGTTGAAGGTGGTGTCGTTCGGGTTGAGCCCGAGGCCCGCGATCGAGGTGTAGAACCCGATCTGCGCGTTGATGTTGTCGTACGTGCCCGGCTTGAACAGCAGCGCGTAGCGGTCGAGGCCGAACTGCGCGGACTCCTGCTTCTTGAAGATCTCGTCGACCTTGCCCTGGATGTCGGGCGTGGAGGGGTCGAAGACATGGACGTTCGGCCCGAGGTCACCGCCGCCGGGGACGGCCTGGACCTGCTGGGACTCTTCGCCGAACGCTGTCTGGGCGGTGGGGACGGCCATGAGCAGCGATACGGCGAGCGCGGCGAACCCGAGGGCCTTGGACCTGCGGTGCCTGCGCGGTGCGG
This DNA window, taken from Streptomyces griseus subsp. griseus, encodes the following:
- a CDS encoding ABC transporter ATP-binding protein gives rise to the protein MHADREGSGGGAAAGSTLLSKAGEGTRPYVEGEPILEVRELAKHYPLTQGILFKKQVGAVRAVDGVDFDLHAGETLGIVGESGCGKSTVARMLVHLEKPTAGAIRYKGEDISKLSGRALKAVRRNIQMVFQDPYTSLNPRMTVGDIIGEPYEIHPEVAPKGSRRQRVQDLLDVVGLNPEYINRYPHQFSGGQRQRIGIARGLALNPEIIVADEPVSALDVSVQAQVVNLLDRLQAEFSLSFVFIAHDLSIVRHISDRVGVMYLGRIVEIGSDAEIYDHPTHPYTQALLSAVPVPDPEARAYRERIILHGDVPSPANVPSGCRFRTRCWKAQERCELEVPLLAVPAEFRLVDTPARHDSACHFAEEKQVVPQEGELAAPGRSAGRSPGPDVEAPGTTTRGRPVEDVGEVGEGLDGPGKDPGGPEGPVAEG
- a CDS encoding S9 family peptidase, with amino-acid sequence MTSPKLSFPRQHARTQRFTLGAPRAFTVSPDETRVIFLRSTSGTDRTNRLWVLDPASGEERLVADPEALLGGSAERLSPQERARRERTREGSAGIVSYAVDAAAELAAFALSGKVYVAELRAGTARALPVPGPVIDPRPSPDGRLIAYVSKGALRVVGAEGEEDRALAEPEDAHVTYGLAEFVAAEEMHRFRGFWWSPDSDRLLVARADDSPVQRWFIADPAHPERRPAEVAYPAAGTPNAEVRLYVMDLEGARTEVVWDRAAFPYLAQVHWSAAGAPLLLVQARDQRSQRYLAVDPESGETRIVHVDEDPVWLDLFGGVPAWAPDGRLVRIADEGGARVLAVGDRPLTGSQLHIQAVLDIGESDILVSAVAGEEAAAPETGESHVYRVNELGIERISEGVGVHSAVRSGDLTVLVSATPDEPGSAAWVLRDGKRLVRIASHAQEPVLAARVTLTEGGARRIPCAVLLPSDYQESDGPLPVLMDPYGGPHGRRVVAAHNAHLTSQWFADQGFAVVVADGRGAPGRSPAWEKAVRDDFVLTLDDQIEALHALAGEFPLDLDRVAIRGWSYGGYLSGLAVLRRPDVFHAAVVGAPVTDWRLYDTHYTERYLGDPAAQPEVYAYNALMTEDGLSHAAEQVRPMMIVHGLADDNVVVAHALRLSSALLAAGRPHEVLPLSGVTHMTPQEQVAENLLLLQVDFLKRSLGLTGA
- the mshB gene encoding N-acetyl-1-D-myo-inositol-2-amino-2-deoxy-alpha-D-glucopyranoside deacetylase — encoded protein: MKDLPARRLLLVHAHPDDESINNGATMARYAAEGAHVTLVTCTLGEEGEVIPPALAHLAADRDDVLGPHRVGELAAAMKELGVTDHRFLGGAGRFRDSGMMGTEQNERPGAFWAAPLDEAAAPLVEVIREVRPQVLITYDPDGGYGHPDHIQAHRVAVRAADLAADPAYGTGAPHTIAKVYWNRAERAVVEAAFDRLRTTAPDAFPGIAAVDDVPGVVDGDEITAEIDGTAYAGAKAAAMRAHATQIAVDGEGSFFALSNDLGQPLLTTECYQLVRGVPGAGGGAREDDLFAGVAAGTGADTGAGTVSARGVASGSASAAGAGSASVTGAGSASAARPDSVPGAGA
- a CDS encoding DUF6113 family protein — translated: MSGNAGKGRDRAGAARTGASRADGARTAAARSGAPSSNAPRTNAPPRVPEPTGFTARPNPARIAAYFGLAVLGALVALAGTLVQAAWFPGGLIIALAGSAGLFYGGRILTGTQIGALAPAAGWFVTVFLLLSGRPEGDYVFGDELGLVLFMLGGTAVAVMCATTSKVPQSATRNGRSGI
- a CDS encoding coagulation factor 5/8 type domain-containing protein, with product MHVPPTAPRSAPRRHRRSKALGFAALAVSLLMAVPTAQTAFGEESQQVQAVPGGGDLGPNVHVFDPSTPDIQGKVDEIFKKQESAQFGLDRYALLFKPGTYDNINAQIGFYTSIAGLGLNPNDTTFNGDVTVDAGWFDGNATQNFWRSAENLTLNPVNGTNRWAVSQAAPFRRMHVKGGLNLAPDGYGWASGGYIADSKIDGQVGPYSQQQWYTRDSSVGGWGNGVWNMTFSGVEGAPANSFPEPPYTTLQTTPISREKPFLYLDGDDYKVFVPQKRENARGVSWANGTPAGESIPLDQFYVVKEGADAATINAAVEQGLHLLFTPGVYHIDEPITINRPDTVALGLGLATIIPDNGVTAIKVGDVDGVKLAGLLVDAGPVNSETLIEVGPENASADHAANPTSLQDVFVRIGGAGPGKATTSIVVNSDDTIIDHTWVWRADHGEGWGWETNRADYGVRVNGDDVLATGLFVEHFNKYDVEWYGERGRTIFFQNEKAYDAPNQEAIQNGDTKGYAAYRVDDSVEEHEGWGMGSYCFYNVDPTIVQGHGFKAPVKPGVKFHSLIVVSLGGQGQYEHVINEVGSPTSGTDTIPSQVVSFP